TGAATACATGAGAGACACTCACAACATTGAGGAGCTTGTGTCCATCGACTGTAATGCTGTCTGCCAGTTCGAGACCCTCAACACGCTTGTGAAGAGTCTTGTAATCGTCCTCGTTGGGGAGTGCTCGAGCAAAGATGCCAAATGCTGTCAACGTCAGAACAAGGCCGTCTACTCGCAAACTCATACTTACCGCCGTCAACATGAATCCAAGCCCCATACTTATCAGCCAGCTCCCTgaccttcttcatctcttcaACACCCGTCAACGCAAAACGACCCGTGTTGACCTCTCCCGCACTCAAGGCAATGACGCTTGCCACGCCCTCCCTCTGAAGCTCCCTCTCCAAAGCGTCAATATCGAGTCTCCACGGCTCATCTCCGCTCAGCCTGAGCTCCTTGACCGATGCCCTCCCAAAGCCAACAACGCTGGCAGCCTTGGACAGGGAACTATGGCCCGCGCTCGTGAGGATCTGCAGTTCCTTTATACCAGCCGCCATACACGCAGCGAGCAGTCCCAGCTCTCCCACGGTCTCCCCTTCACCAAGCTTCTTCCCAACAACAGCCTCTCTACCGCAGGCAAGTCCCAGTACGTTGCTTGCTGTAGCACCAGTAGTAAAAGTCCGTCCGCGGAACCCAGCCAACCCCAGGAGGGCAGCCAGCATCTCAAGCGCCGCATCCTCAACAGTCGTAGCCACTGTCTGCGTAGGTAGATGCACCTGGACATTTTGATCCACGCGGGAGACGACATTGTCAGCCCACTCAGCAATGGGAAGCGTCCCGCCCGTGACGAAGCCATAGTACCGAGACGAGCTTGCCGGGCCGTTGCAAGCCGGGACAATGTCCTCTGTGATGTGCCGGAGCACCTGCTCCTGCGGCACTCCCTGGAGGTACGTCTCCGAGTCCGGCCGGGGGAGCGAGGCCTCGGCTGCCTTGATGGCCGAAAGGGGCGGCAGCGTCGGCGTCGGACCGGGCCCGGACTCGGAGGCGTGCCGGCGGGACAGACGGGCCCGCTGGGCGTCGAGGTTGAACAGATCGCTCATTGTGACGATGAATATCAAGATGATgtgctttttttcttcttcaagaGATCGGAGGTTGAAGGAGTGAAATAACTCAAAAGACCGGTGAGTCAGCTCTAGTTAGAATTCTTGTAAGTCTTTATAACTCGGGCTTGGCCCCACTCAGTATACCGCTCGAGGCCGCAATCTGCGGCATCTTTGCCGTGATAATGAGTTGGTGGTTTGAAGCATTTCTCGAAATAGTTACGCAACCGTATGACATCTCGTCAAGTCATAGCGGAAGCGCCCATATCTCAAACAACCGCGGAGTGAATGAGCTTATGGCATGTGTCCTGTAACAGACGTTTCTGGTCAACAAATTTATTGTAAAAAATGCGCTCCAGCTCATGCCGCTTCAGCCGTGACTCGCGCAATGTGAAGGAGAAAGATACCGCCATGTCTTCCAACAACCTCTAGACAAACCCGATCGATTCAAGAATCCGCCCATATATGCGTGCCTAATCCAACATATAATATGCGCCATGCCAGAAAAATAACAAACCAAAAAAAGGATCACAACTCGTACAGTCAAAAAAAGCCTCTGTCCCGTCGAGTCCCCCTATCGTTGCTGGTTCCTTTACAACTTGGCGCTCTCTCCGACGGCACCAATCTTGAGGTCCTTGCCGTACTTCTTCAAGACGCCCTCGTTATGATACTTCCAGAAGGCCTTGGTGGCGTTCTTGCCGGACCAGCGCTTGAGGATCTTTGCGCCGCCAGGGTGCTCCTCCAGGAACTCTACGCGCGTGTTAGCATGTACTTCACGGGAGGGATGAGTTCGACGCTGATGATCAGGGGCAGCGCTCAGATGGTAGACATACTTGTCACGTCGTAAACGTCATTCTCGACAATGAGCCAGAAGCCGTTGGCCTCATCCTTGTGCTTGCCCACCTCGGCGGTAGTATAAGTCTCGGCCATTGCGTTCAAGGGTAAAAAAGATGGCAAGTTTCAAATTGCTATCACGCGACTGCAAGGCTGAAGTTACAAGTGTTGTTGTTTCGAGTGATGAAATCGGaaaagttgaagaaggggaagaaggaagGAGTTCTCTCCGAAACCTGCGTCGCCCTGCCTTTTTAGTTAGTCTGGCCTGGACTGAGGAAAGCAAGTTGGCTCGGCAGGTGGGGAGGCACTTGCCTCGGTACGCGGTCACGGGCGGTCCTTCCCCCCCAAAGAAGTGGGCACATCGCACCTGGGGAAGGCGGGTTGCTCGCGCCTGCTCGCGCTAAAAGGCCCCGACGTCATTTCTGGCGGGGGAGAGCTCACCTATCACAGCGAGGTGATTGCCAAACTTTCAGGCACCTCGGTCCGGGGGATCAACAAGACCTGAAAAAAGACTGGGAGCTGTCTTGTAACTCTAGTGGTTCTACGTCTACAAGGTAGAAGCCACATCTTGTATACATAATATACACCCGAGAAGCTGCTCCTCTAGGGGCATAATGACGCCCTTCCCAAGCAAAACTCCATCTTCTGTCCTTAATCCAATGATAATTGCCTTTCCTGTACTCTTCAGCCTTATCCAAATCATATAATAATCGTCGTGACGCCTCGTCGCATCGCCTGTCGAAACCGGTCCGCAAACGCCGCCGTCCCTCGGCAATCACTCTCCTCTcgcttctccatggccttgggCATCCACTCGCTAATCTTGGCGATCCGGTTCTCGTTCTGTCGCACAGAAACAAACCACGTCAGCTTCTGTCTGGTGAAAAGGATCAAAGATAAACTTACCGAAGGATGCGTGCTAAGCATCTCTGGCACTTCCTGTCCGGGTTGGCCACCCATTCGCGATAGCGAATCCATCCTCTGCCAGAAACCCACTGCCTCTCTGGGGTCGTAGCACGCCtcagccatcatcatgagGCCAATGTAGTCAGCCTCACTCTCCTGTCTCCGACCCATTGGAAGGTAGAAGAGCAGGTCTTGCAAATAGTAACCACCGACTACGTTCCAGAGGCCAAACAGCGCCAGCCCAGGGAGCGCTCCCGCAAGGAAGAACAAACTCCCCGCTGTCAGATTTCCTACCCACGCCGCCGACAGTCTCTCCGCAGCATGCGATGCCGTGTTATGTGCGATCTCGTGCCCGAGGACTGCGGCGACGGCGTCCTCGTTGCGGCAGACGTTGAGGATTCCGCTGTGCACAAACACCTTGCCTCCAGGTAGGACAAAGGCATTGGCCGTTCCTATCGTCATAAACCATGTCAGCCGGATCATCTTGACAACCACTAAGCCTCACACCACGTACTGCTGTCAGCAATGACAAAAATCTCCCAGTTCAGGTCCGCCATTCCGCTCACGGGGATCAAGCGGCTCATGACCCTCTTGACCAGCCTCGTCCGCGGGTCCCAGTCGGACAGAAAGTGACCTCCCTGTGCCCTGACCTGCTCAATCgtctccttgacggccttAGAGTACACGCGTGCCACCACCGTGTCGGACAGAAAGTTGAACCGCCGTCGCCCGGTGATGGGCACCGTCTGCGAGTTGAAGAGGTAGAACCCCACGGCGGCCAGGACCGTGGCTACCACCATCAACCGCGAGTTGCGGCTGCTGCCCGCCTGGGTGAACTTGCGGGCCATTGGGTCCGGCACCAGTGGCCGCGCCTCTCGCAGGCGATCGTAGGGGTCCTTGTCATGTCGCTGCTGCAAGAGTCGAGGAGGGCATTTCGAGAACAGACGGTGTCGCAAGAGGCAGGGCGCAGCGGTTCGTGGGACGAGGACGGCGGAGCGACGGCTGAGCAGCAGTATCGGCGTCGACCGCGCGAGCAGACGATGAGGACAGGCGGCAGACATGGCCGAGCCACCACCAGCCTCGGGCGGTTCGGTTCGGCAAGAGGATGGTATCTACGCAGAGAATGAGGCTCGAGTATCCCCCCTAGAATACAGCCAAAGGTCAATGATCGAGCCAAAGGGTTGGCGACAAAGACGAGGTGCTTGTCTGTCGTGTCTGGTGGTGCAGGCAGCTTTTCAGCCGAGAGCAGATTCGAGCTGGTTGCGTCATGGATCCAACCCCCACCGACGGTTTCGGCGACTGCGGGGCTACCTAGGTTCGCTGAGAGTTAGCGAGGGGGCCCCTGAAACTCGAGTAAGGCTGCGCTGTAGAACAGGTACATGGCAGACCGTTTCAGGGGCTTGGCTGGAGTGGCACATGGCGCCTCAAATCCCCTATTCTCCGACAGCCGTTTATCAGGGCCACGACTAACACCACCTCAAGCTACAGTGAAAGCATATACACAACATACAGTCAACATATATCTCGCAGAATctcagctatcaatacaCAGATCCAACAATGAATGCATCGTACCCCTAATATTTATGCTTAGTGCTATCCTGGTCTCCACCATGACAATGAATGTCTCCTTATCACTGCTGACCAGTGCCAAGGCCCGACTAGCAATCAGATATCAAATGGCTTCAACTCCGACTTCAAAACAAATCCGTTCCGTTTTCTTCCCGAGGCGTTCTTGTGAAAGTTTGTCCTTGTGGATTTTGCTCGGTGACTCTGACTTCATGTCAGACCTGTGAAACAACACCATCCTCACTCATCACCTGCATCACGGTCTACTTTCGGCCTTTCACCTTTACTCAGCGACTTACAAAGACGTTACGTCTCCCGTCAGCTCAGTTCACGGTCTAAAGATAACCATTCAAGGCGCAGCTGTGCCACTTTCTTGCAGCCGTTGCTTACCATCTCGCACAAGTACAAAAAAGTCACGGACTCGCTTTCCCCCAGGTGATGAGAGGAGATCACTATCTTCCGCCTCAACAGTTTCTACTTCTTCAAAATCACAGCACAGACAAGATGGGAGAGTACATCCCTGAAGAGCCCGATTTGGGCGCTCTCAAGCCCTCCTTCACCGGCTCTCCTGAGCCCGAGAGTCCCGGGACCAACGCCCTCATTCGCACCCTCTCCTTGATTCCTCACATGGAGGGTGGATATTTCCAGCAAACGGACGAAGATCCCACCACTATTCCCTCGCCGTATCCGTCCGAAGCCCTCTCTGCTCAGACAACAGCCCTTGCTGGTCCTCCTCGTGAAGGCTTCGACATCAACACCCGTCGTCTCTCCACCACGATCTTCTACCTCCTCACCCCCTGTCGTCCTCAGGGGAACTTCCACCGAAACCGCAGCCGTGTCATCCACACACTTCACCGTGGCCGTGGTCGCTATGTCCTTATTCACCCCGATGGTCGTGTCGAGACCTTTGTCGTCGGCCATGCCGTCGAGCAAGGGGAGCGCATCCAGTGGGTTGTCGAGGGCAACGTCTGGAAGGCAAGCTATCTACTGCCCAGCAAGGCGACCGCTGGTGAAACGCAGCATGGAGAAGGCCTTCTCATTTCAGAGACTGTTGTCCCGGGTTTTGAGTACTGCGACCATGAGTTCCTTTCCAAACAGGCCATGAAGAGGCTGCTGCCAGAAGATCAAGCTCGAGAGCTAGATTGGCTTGTCAGAGAGTCTGATGACAAACCTCAGAACTCGACTGACCCCGAGTTGCCTGTCGGTTCAGATGAGGGTACCAGGATAGCCGAATCCATCCCCGAGATCAAGACCATGGCTCCTGATGGGCATGGTGTCGAGCCCCTTTCAGTCGGAAGTGCGTGAAACAACCTGGTCGGAGCAAGAAGAGGCTGGTTCTGAGGCTGTCCATCCACAAATTTGTACCAATAATTAATTTCAATGCTATCTTCTAGTCATGCAGGTCATGTCGACGTTATGGTGTACTTGGTTGTCGCTCAGGGGGTATCATGGACACGAATCTCCAAAATCAACCATCGGTGGCTTGCTGAGCGCCATATGCATCCTGTGTTTCTGCCTCGGGAGGCATGCCGGCCCCATTTCGTAATGGCCATATCTCCTTTCCTTCCCATTTCATCAATCGATGCATGCATTACGTTCGCTGCGATGGGCGAGTAAGTTCCATCCAAATCCAACCGTTTCCTGTCTCATGAGAATGACATCTGCGGTATCGGTCCCTCGCCGGGGAATGGCTTCCGGCCGATGACGACGTGAATCGGTATCCAGGCGTGTATTCGTGTGTCGATGAGTTCTCTGCGTACGTCCACAAGCGACACCTGCATCGGCTCGGTTAGTTGACTCCGATGAAGGTCGGCGCATTTGAGCCAAGCTCACCTCGATCTGCGCAGGAGTTCTGTGATAGACGCGGTTGAAAAGCGTGAACGAGAACCCGCTAAGACCCATCAAGAAGTTCCTCTCCCACATGCGTCCTATCTCTTTGAGGCGCTCGTCCTTGGGCCAGCCATTCATGGGCATCTTGAAGACACGCTCCTGCACATCAACAAACCCCGCCCGCTCGTACGCTTCCCGAACATGTTCAGCAACGTCAGCAGGCCGGCCCATTATAGCCGAGGCTTCTTTGATTTCCCGGAACCATGTGGCAAGGTGGCCATTCGCATCGAGGGTGTTGTCGTCGCAGTTGACCACGGCATCATACTCCTGGGACTCGAACCAGCTGCCAGGGGTTAATGATTGGAAGGCTTGGTCAGCTATCTGTTCCTTGAAGTTGGACCAGCAACCAGAAGTGACTCGGGTATGGATGTAATCGAAGGGCTGAGAGTAATCCCAGGGCTCAGAACTGGAAATCCGGTGTAAGCATTAGGAAAGGGCCGTCGTAAAGGAGACATACGAGTCTTCAACGTAAAAGCTCACGTTTGGCGGTACGTTTCGAGGTTGAATAGGCGAGAGATCGGTAGCAACTACCTCAGTTTGTGGAAACAAATCCCCCATCTTGATAGCCCAGTCACCAGTACCCGTAGCGATATCCAGGATGCTTCTAGGCGGAGTCGTCCTTGATAGGGGAGCAAAGAACAGCCGCCCGCCAAAGAGCTTCACCAAGGCTTCATTTTGTAGGTCTAGGCGCTCTCGCTCTAGCTGATCGTTGGGGAATGCGTAAGCTAGCGTAGGATGGTGAGCGAGTGAACCGGTCAGGACAGAAACAAGAACTCACAACCAGCGCGGTAGGCATGGTATGTGCGACCGAATTCTTCTGGGAAGTTTTGTACACTGTCGGTCAGGGATTCAGAGTCTCTGAGGATGCTGATCAGCCTGGTTAGACAATGAAGCCAGGTTGGTGTCCGAGACTTACATATCCTGTGCGTCGGGCTACACGAACAAATGTCAGCACATCCACAACGACGAGTTCAGGCAattcaagggcaaggataAAAACCCCCAAGGGCCATGGTGATGAAAAAGCAATTACACACATCAGGCTcgataaagctatttttgCCCGAGTTTGAGGCTGAGCAGTTGAAAGTGAATTGAAAATGGTTGAAGCTGGAGGGAGATGAGGCAGGCATATTCTCGCGGTTGGATGATTGAGCTGGTCGTCTAGGCATCACCGCGACTGTAATGGAATAGACGCAATTACACCAGCAAAAGAGATGGCAgcaacaaggccagcagTGCCATCCAACGGTAGCACAGGGGAGCTCAAAACGGATGTGGTGGGTACAAGTAGCTCAGACCAACGGTTTTCGTGAGTGAGTGAGAAGCCGGTAAAACTGTCCAAGGGAGAACGTTGGGGGCTGCCGGTGGCGATCAACACTCAGGACCCGGCGCGGAAAAGGAGTGCCTTAGTTGAAAAGGGTCAGAGGATCCAACGATCTACAAGCAGCGAGATCAGAAATGTTGGTAAGTGTCAAATGCCAGGCGCAGTGAGCGGGGCTAGAGACATATGCCGAAGGTGgtggcgaggacgaggccagAAAGGCCAGAGATGTGCATCCAGCTATGGGGGTATtcgtggtgatggtgttgcggAGCGAGCCTGGTCTGGGCTGGGCGATGGGGGGAATGGGGGTCAGAACAAGAGACAAGAAGAGGTGGTTTGAAGTACGGCAAAAGGGTTTAGTCGCTTTGGGACAACTTGGCTAATAAACCAGTCAGGAGCCAAAATGCCGGCGAGGTCCAGGAGTCAAAGACAAGGGGACAGGACCAGACCGAGGTGCGAGAAATTAATTTGGGAATAGAAGCTGGAGGTGGAAATGGAGAAAGACAAGAAGCTTGGATGGAATCCCCGCTCTCTGGGGCACCAGCTAAGGTAGGTaaggcaaggcaagacaAGGTAAAGAGAGATGGAGGCACCAGAAGAAGGGAACCAAGAACCAGACCAGAATGACCCAAAGACCTGGTGCGACCAGACTCGTCGAGTGGATGCGGGCTAGGATGAGACCCAAAGGGAGCCAAGGACCCAGCAGCTTGGGACGGGTATCTGGCTCTCGGCTCTCCAGCCAAAAGCCACGAGCCCTACCAAACTGACGCGGATGCTGGCGTTGGTGTGGTGGGCGTTTCTAGGGTCGCCCGTATCTCCAGTCTTTTGGCGTCGACCGCCCCTGGTCTTGAGCACCGGAACAAGAGGCGACCCAGTCAGTCGGGTTGTGATTGTGATATCGGGACCCCCTCAAGCAGCAATCCCATGCACACCACCACACCCAAAGGCAAAGCTCGGGACGGTCTGAGCACCAATCTCGGCCAAGCAAACGTGCAGAATGAGCTGCGAGGAGGCAGAGCCCGAGGCAAGTCAGTCAGGGCAAGGGATGCAATCCTCCCTCTCTCTGTGGCTCTCCACCACACAGACCCTTAGCCCCAGAATCGCGGGCCCAAGCTTGGCAACTCGCGTCAGCAGGGCACCAGTTCACGcacgagcgagcgagcgaaaGAAGGCGTCAACAACACCGTGTGCGCAGGTGCGTAATTTCAAAGCAACAAATTTCCAAAGGAGCAGCGAGTCAAGTCTAGGCGTCGTCGGTGCGGTTTCGTCCGGCGCTCGTCCTGTACCTCTGTAAGAGCGAGTTGTGGATAAATTGAGTGTCTTAGTCTCGGGCCTTATCCGCCGCAGATGCCTGTCCTATCCCAGTCCTCGTCGTGAATAAGGAACCTCTCTCGTCAGGGTTCGCCGTCGCCGTTCGTTTGTCTCCCACAGAGTAAAGTTCAAAGGGGTCCCAACAACCTGGGTAGGCTAACCCAGTGGACTGGGGCCAGGATCCGAGAGCCTGGGTCAGGAAAAGTGACCACGTTCCCGGCGGCTTGGAAATGAACAATGCCCTTTGGGGgggaaagggaaaaaagaggCCCGGGGTGTGGGAACGTCGGAGGTGTTAGGCGTGTGCTCCGGGGAAATCTGTGAAAGGGTTCGCGGTGCTCCGGGAGAGCGTTTGTGCGACGGGGGACTGACTGACACGAGATGCTGGTTGCTATCCGATCGTCTGTGTGGCTGGCCGGCGAGTTGACAACTGGCTGGCTAGTTACTATGTCAGTGTGTGTAGGCACTGTAGTGTATCCAGCTCGGCGGCTCAGCTCAGAGAACCCAGCCCCCAAGAGATGGGCTAGCGACGGGGATCGCGGGAGATTACGACGGAGCCTGTAGGGACGGGAGGGAACCGACAGGACGGATCCGGGAGACGTGAGGTGACGTAGCCGGTGTGTTGTTTGTTCTCTTAGGTGTTGGTTCtaacgatgatgatgtccggggaagaaaagaaacgggaggagagaagagacaagAGAAGGAGTGGGATAGAAGCTACCTACccatgaatggatggatgggttggaCGGGACAGGAGCCGAGAGCGGGACGGGAATAGAAGTGGAATAGGAATAGCAGGTGCAAGTGGAAGTAGACGTGGATGTGGAAGTGGAAGCATCAAGGAAGGCGCGAGATGAGCCAGCAAACTACCTGCCGAGTATGGCAAGACGTCCAGAAGCAATGACGTGCCTTGGTAGCCGAGCAATTTCAACGTCCAGGGGGGAGAGTGAGTCTTGCACAAACAAAAGAATCACACGGTCATGAGCGGAGATAATATCATCATGGTACGGGATGGTTTTGTAAATTCGCCTCTGCAGAGATGTGCAAAAATATCCGCAGTAATGGGCAGACCACCGTTATTAACCCCCCCCGCGAAATGGAGCAAAAGCTCCCGTGGCCGTTGAAACGCTATAGCGGACGGCAGATTATTGAACCCCGATATACCGAAAGACGATGGCATCACATTCCACGTTTGACGCTTGCGCGATAAGATAGAAACTGGAGTGCACTAACTGCATAGCACCGCGAACCGCCGCCCGAATCGCAACACTAATGTTGCAATGAAAATGCGGTCTAAATGGAACGTGCCATGCTTCTCTTGTGCTCTGATAGCCATGCCGTCTAGCCTAGGGCACGCGCTACTCACCTAGGAAGCCTAGCCTGCCGGCGCGTGGACGGGATGATTGACAAACCCCTCAAAACGATGGGGGGCCTCAAGATGGGGAATGGGAATCGCAGCTCTTGCAACTCTGTATGGGAATCGTCTAGAAAGAGCATCTTGTCTGAAAAAAACGCCTTCGATTAGAGTCTGAGACAACATAAACTCAATCTCTCTCCCGTCGCTCGTCATCACCCAAGGTGGAATCTTGGTCCTGCCCCCCGTTTCCGACTTCTTGGAAACGGAACTGGTTTTGGCTTTGCCGGCCCTCGCACCGTCCCGCGCCTCTACAGTAGCCCGGGCCCAAAAGATGCCCCCGTCTTCTAAACTCGACGTCTGCCCATGCTAGTCTATTCTCTGACTAAAACCTCCGACTCACGATACTCAGCCTGAGGCAGCAGCTATATGGCTCTCTTTCACTCTCGGTATGGGCCAACGCGAAAACTCGATGTTGCGGCAGAATGATGCCTCTACCGGCCTACAGGTTCTCAAGGAGATGGGGCTTGCCGATCACTCGGCGCTCCAGCCTCTATGGGCCAGGGCCAGGGAAGCCCGGAAAGGGAAGAAAGGGAGGGGTCCCTAGCAGAAGAAACCCTGGGCCTCGTTGCTTTTTCCGTCTGTGGCTCTGCTTCTTCCCCCCTCACTTCTAGCAAACCTCACTCCATCTTTTCCCCCTGCTTCAAGGTCCCCCAGGCGGTTATTGTAAATTATCCGCGATGACCTCGGTCATGGGCGTAGCATATTGGCAAGGCTATCATTCGTTCGTGTCATGTTTTCGCTTGCGGACTTTTGACCGCGGCACAGAAAGAAAGGGTCACTCACGGCTGACGGGACGAGCAACCTAGCTTCTCTCAAGGGGTGGAGAGGTTTGTGACCCGCCAGCCTGGGTACTTGACTCGAGCTGTTTGGTCTTGAGTGTAAGGGTTCTTGCTGTTGCTTGTCTCTCTGTGGCTGGGGTGCGAATGAGAGCCTCCTTGCTTGctggcttgcttgcttctccCCCCATGACGGTGATCCGGTAAAGGTTGTCACTTCCGATGATCTGGGTCTCCCGCCCTCCATCATATCATTTTTCCACACGAGTCGTGACAGCAAGTCTAAACCCTGTAACACGACCCGGGCATGAGTAGGTAAAACGGTGCCTGGGGCTTCTCCCTCTGCTGCTCGGCCACAGATACCGGCCGGACGGCGGGCGAATAGACAGTCTCGGAGCCACGCCGAGGACGTATCATTTTCTTTCCCATGTTCCTCTCGGGTTTCCCATCTCGAGCGAGATCTTCATGCCTCCCTAGCGTCCTTTGTTCGAGTTATGCTTGTGCTGTGCCGCCTTGGTCTCAAAGACACCAAAAGCACGCACGTACGCACATCCCTGAGCTTTTTAACTTCGTCTCATGGAAATGAGCCTCTGGATGGAATATTCCGTTTTGCATGAATTCAAGTCCGTCCGCGCCGCTGGGTCCCTCCACCTCCCTAACCAGAGGCGATGCAACATAAAAAAGCATGCTCCGTTCAGAACCAAGTTGGAAGACTcgacttaattaataataaaccgtTAGCCGC
This region of Fusarium falciforme chromosome 5, complete sequence genomic DNA includes:
- a CDS encoding Cytochrome b5 heme-binding domain-containing protein translates to MAETYTTAEVGKHKDEANGFWLIVENDVYDVTKFLEEHPGGAKILKRWSGKNATKAFWKYHNEGVLKKYGKDLKIGAVGESAKL
- a CDS encoding Peptidase-M48 domain-containing protein, whose amino-acid sequence is MSAACPHRLLARSTPILLLSRRSAVLVPRTAAPCLLRHRLFSKCPPRLLQQRHDKDPYDRLREARPLVPDPMARKFTQAGSSRNSRLMVVATVLAAVGFYLFNSQTVPITGRRRFNFLSDTVVARVYSKAVKETIEQVRAQGGHFLSDWDPRTRLVKRVMSRLIPVSGMADLNWEIFVIADSRTANAFVLPGGKVFVHSGILNVCRNEDAVAAVLGHEIAHNTASHAAERLSAAWVGNLTAGSLFFLAGALPGLALFGLWNVVGGYYLQDLLFYLPMGRRQESEADYIGLMMMAEACYDPREAVGFWQRMDSLSRMGGQPGQEVPEMLSTHPSNENRIAKISEWMPKAMEKREESDCRGTAAFADRFRQAMRRGVTTIII
- a CDS encoding Cupin-5 domain-containing protein produces the protein MGEYIPEEPDLGALKPSFTGSPEPESPGTNALIRTLSLIPHMEGGYFQQTDEDPTTIPSPYPSEALSAQTTALAGPPREGFDINTRRLSTTIFYLLTPCRPQGNFHRNRSRVIHTLHRGRGRYVLIHPDGRVETFVVGHAVEQGERIQWVVEGNVWKASYLLPSKATAGETQHGEGLLISETVVPGFEYCDHEFLSKQAMKRLLPEDQARELDWLVRESDDKPQNSTDPELPVGSDEGTRIAESIPEIKTMAPDGHGVEPLSVGSA